A section of the Streptomyces sp. CG1 genome encodes:
- a CDS encoding alpha-ketoglutarate-dependent dioxygenase AlkB has translation MDVELFPRERTEVAPGAVHVPDWLDAGRQRDLLAACRRWARPPAGLRTVRTPGGGTMTARQVCLGRHWYPYAYADTAVDGDGAPVKPFPAWLGELGRRAAEAALGPQQPYTYDIALINFYGGDARMGMHRDSDERADAPVVSFSLGDACVFRFGNTETRTKPYTDVELRSGDLFVFGGPSRLAYHGVPRVHPGTAPPGLGLAGRLNITLRVSGL, from the coding sequence ATGGACGTGGAGCTGTTTCCCCGGGAGCGCACGGAGGTCGCGCCGGGCGCCGTGCACGTCCCGGACTGGCTGGACGCCGGCCGTCAGCGCGACCTGCTCGCCGCCTGCCGCCGGTGGGCGCGGCCACCGGCCGGCCTGCGCACGGTCCGCACCCCGGGCGGCGGCACGATGACCGCCCGGCAGGTCTGCCTGGGCCGGCACTGGTACCCGTACGCCTACGCCGACACCGCCGTCGACGGCGACGGCGCCCCCGTGAAGCCGTTCCCGGCCTGGCTCGGCGAACTGGGCCGCCGCGCCGCCGAAGCCGCGCTCGGCCCCCAGCAGCCGTACACGTACGACATCGCACTCATCAACTTCTACGGCGGTGACGCCCGCATGGGCATGCACCGCGACAGCGACGAGCGGGCGGACGCGCCGGTGGTCTCCTTCAGCCTCGGCGACGCCTGCGTGTTCCGCTTCGGCAACACCGAGACGCGCACCAAGCCGTACACCGACGTGGAACTGCGCAGCGGAGACCTGTTCGTCTTCGGCGGGCCCTCCCGGCTCGCCTACCACGGCGTGCCGCGCGTGCACCCGGGCACGGCCCCGCCCGGGCTGGGTCTCGCCGGTCGCCTGAACATCACCCTGCGGGTCAGCGGCCTGTAA
- a CDS encoding methyltransferase, whose amino-acid sequence MTTPWGEVELARFPEDPRDRLRAWDASDAYLLRHLAEEGVPLTGAVVVVGDRWGALATALATHRPTQLTDSFLSQEATRANLARAGVEPGAVQLLTTQDPPPERVDVLLVRVPKSLALLEDQLLRLAPAVHAGTVVVGTGMVKEIHTSTLQLFERILGPTRTSLARQKARLIFCAPDPELDRPVNPWPYSYTLPDGIGAVSGRTVVNHAGVFCADRLDIGTRFFLQHLPGPGASRVVDLGCGNGVVGTAVALADPSAEVLFVDESFQAVASAEATYKANGVPGHAEFRVGDGLAGVAPGSVDLVLNNPPFHSHQATTDATSWRMFTGALRSLRPGGELWVIGNRHLGYHVKLKRLFGNCELVVSDPKFVVLRAARKD is encoded by the coding sequence ATGACGACACCGTGGGGCGAGGTCGAGCTGGCCCGCTTCCCCGAGGACCCGCGCGACCGGCTGCGTGCCTGGGACGCCTCCGACGCGTACCTGCTGCGCCATCTGGCCGAGGAGGGGGTGCCGCTCACGGGCGCGGTCGTGGTGGTCGGGGACCGCTGGGGCGCGCTGGCCACGGCGCTCGCGACGCACCGCCCGACACAGCTCACCGACTCCTTCCTGAGCCAGGAGGCGACCCGGGCGAACCTGGCGCGGGCCGGTGTCGAGCCCGGTGCCGTGCAGCTGCTGACCACCCAGGATCCGCCGCCGGAGCGGGTGGACGTGCTGCTGGTGCGGGTGCCGAAGAGCCTGGCGCTGCTGGAGGACCAGCTGCTGCGGCTGGCGCCCGCCGTTCACGCGGGCACGGTGGTCGTCGGCACCGGGATGGTGAAGGAGATCCACACCTCCACGCTGCAGCTGTTCGAGCGGATCCTCGGGCCGACCCGCACCTCGCTGGCCCGCCAGAAGGCCCGGCTGATCTTCTGCGCCCCGGACCCGGAGCTGGATCGGCCGGTGAACCCGTGGCCGTACAGCTACACGCTCCCGGACGGGATCGGGGCGGTCTCCGGGCGCACGGTCGTCAACCACGCGGGTGTCTTCTGCGCCGACCGCCTCGACATCGGCACCCGCTTCTTCCTGCAGCACCTGCCGGGACCGGGCGCGAGCCGCGTCGTGGACCTCGGCTGCGGCAACGGCGTCGTCGGTACGGCGGTGGCGCTGGCGGATCCGTCGGCCGAGGTGCTGTTCGTGGACGAGTCCTTCCAGGCGGTGGCCTCGGCGGAGGCGACCTACAAGGCCAACGGGGTACCCGGGCATGCCGAGTTCCGGGTCGGCGACGGGCTGGCCGGGGTCGCCCCCGGCAGCGTGGATCTGGTCCTGAACAACCCGCCGTTCCACTCCCACCAGGCGACGACCGACGCGACGTCGTGGCGGATGTTCACGGGCGCGCTGCGCTCGCTCCGGCCGGGAGGTGAGCTGTGGGTGATCGGCAATCGGCACCTCGGGTATCACGTGAAGCTGAAGCGGTTGTTCGGCAACTGTGAACTGGTGGTTTCCGACCCGAAGTTCGTGGTGCTGAGGGCTGCCAGGAAGGACTGA
- a CDS encoding ketose-bisphosphate aldolase, which produces MPLASTGELVTAAADTRSAVAAFNVITLEHVEAVIAGAEPAGAPVVLQVSENAVRFRYGRLLPLARAAVAAAERATVPVALHLDHVQSDGLLRQALDAGFSSVMYDAARLPYADNLSATRAAADWAHSQGLWIEAELGQVGGKDGRPPLDAHAPGARTDPDQARDFVAGTGVDALAVAVGSVHAMTTRTATLDHGLLKRLSAALPVPLVLHGSSGVPDDALVAAVAGGIAKVNVGTALNMAMTGAIRDFLATHPEAVDSRKYLSVGREAMAEEVRRIIGVLAR; this is translated from the coding sequence GTGCCCCTTGCGTCCACCGGCGAGCTGGTCACCGCAGCCGCCGACACCAGATCCGCCGTCGCCGCGTTCAACGTCATCACCCTGGAACACGTCGAGGCTGTCATCGCCGGCGCCGAGCCGGCCGGTGCGCCCGTCGTCCTCCAGGTCAGCGAGAACGCCGTCAGGTTCCGCTACGGCCGGCTGCTGCCGCTGGCCCGCGCGGCCGTCGCCGCCGCCGAACGCGCCACCGTTCCCGTCGCATTGCACCTGGACCATGTGCAGAGCGACGGCCTGCTGCGCCAGGCCCTCGACGCCGGGTTCAGCTCGGTGATGTACGACGCGGCCCGGCTGCCGTACGCCGACAACCTCTCCGCGACCCGGGCCGCCGCCGACTGGGCCCACTCCCAAGGGCTGTGGATCGAGGCCGAGTTGGGCCAGGTCGGCGGCAAGGACGGCAGACCCCCGCTGGACGCCCACGCGCCCGGCGCCCGCACCGATCCCGACCAGGCGCGCGACTTCGTGGCCGGCACCGGCGTCGACGCGCTCGCCGTCGCCGTCGGCAGCGTGCACGCGATGACCACCCGCACCGCCACCCTCGACCACGGCCTGCTCAAACGGCTGTCCGCCGCGCTGCCTGTCCCGCTCGTCCTGCACGGCTCCTCCGGCGTGCCGGACGACGCACTGGTCGCGGCGGTCGCGGGCGGCATCGCCAAGGTCAACGTCGGCACGGCTCTCAACATGGCCATGACCGGCGCCATCCGGGACTTCCTCGCGACGCATCCGGAGGCCGTTGATTCCCGCAAGTACCTGAGTGTCGGGCGGGAGGCGATGGCCGAGGAGGTGCGGCGGATCATCGGAGTGCTGGCCCGCTGA
- a CDS encoding SIS domain-containing protein, which produces MTHVEDELNSQPECWMRAAEAAGRHRDALPKPGERVAIVGCGTSYFMAQAVAGLREGAGQGETDAFAASEFPYGRAYDRVVALTRSGTTTEVLQLLGELRGRTRTTAVTADPATPVMSAADDLVVLDFADERSVVQTRFATTTLTLLRAHLGLHTDSVVADARTALSTSLPEGLVSCTQFTFLGRGWTVGIANEAGLKMREASLSWTEAYPAMEYRHGPISVTTEGTATWMLGAAPEGLAQQVRATGGLWIDGGLDPLAELVRVQRLAVAVAAARGLDPDQPRHLTRSVILAP; this is translated from the coding sequence ATGACTCATGTCGAGGACGAGCTGAACAGCCAGCCGGAGTGCTGGATGCGGGCGGCCGAGGCGGCGGGGCGGCACCGGGACGCGCTGCCGAAGCCGGGGGAGCGGGTCGCGATCGTGGGGTGCGGGACCTCGTACTTCATGGCACAGGCCGTGGCCGGTCTGCGGGAGGGCGCGGGCCAGGGCGAGACCGACGCGTTCGCGGCCTCCGAGTTCCCGTACGGGCGCGCGTACGACCGGGTCGTCGCCCTCACCCGCTCCGGTACGACGACCGAAGTGCTTCAACTGCTGGGCGAGTTGAGGGGGCGGACCCGCACCACCGCCGTCACCGCCGACCCCGCCACACCCGTCATGTCCGCCGCCGACGACCTCGTCGTACTGGACTTCGCCGACGAACGCTCCGTCGTCCAGACCCGGTTCGCCACCACCACCCTCACCCTCCTGCGCGCCCATCTCGGCCTGCACACCGACTCCGTCGTCGCCGACGCGCGCACGGCCCTCTCCACTTCTCTTCCCGAAGGGCTGGTCTCCTGCACCCAGTTCACCTTCCTCGGGCGCGGCTGGACCGTCGGGATAGCCAACGAAGCCGGGCTGAAGATGCGCGAGGCCTCGCTGTCCTGGACCGAGGCGTACCCGGCGATGGAGTACCGGCACGGCCCGATCAGCGTCACCACCGAGGGCACGGCCACCTGGATGCTCGGCGCGGCACCCGAAGGACTCGCCCAACAGGTGCGCGCGACCGGCGGGTTGTGGATCGACGGCGGACTCGACCCGCTCGCCGAACTCGTCCGGGTCCAGCGGCTCGCGGTCGCCGTCGCCGCCGCCCGAGGACTCGACCCCGACCAGCCGCGCCACCTCACCCGCTCGGTGATCCTCGCCCCCTAG
- a CDS encoding DeoR/GlpR family DNA-binding transcription regulator — protein MSRDARWKTLLELLVERGRLEVEEAAAELDVSAATIRRDFDQLAEQQMLVRTRGGAVVHGVSYELPLRYKTARRASEKQRIAKAVAELVSPGEAVGLTGGTTSTEVARALAVRGDLSTGSPALTVVTNALNIANELAVRPQFKIVVTGGVARPQSYELIGPLADGILGQITLDVAVLGVVAFDVTHGAAAHDEAEAAINRLLCERAERVVVAADSSKLGRRAFARICGAELVDTLVTDTAVGQETVRRFEEAGVRVLAV, from the coding sequence ATGTCCCGGGACGCCCGCTGGAAGACGCTGCTGGAACTGCTCGTCGAGCGCGGCCGGCTGGAGGTCGAGGAGGCGGCGGCCGAGCTGGATGTGTCGGCGGCGACGATCCGCCGGGACTTCGACCAGCTCGCCGAGCAGCAGATGCTGGTGCGCACCCGGGGCGGAGCGGTGGTGCACGGTGTGTCGTACGAACTCCCGCTGCGCTACAAGACGGCCCGGCGCGCCTCGGAGAAGCAGCGCATCGCCAAGGCGGTGGCAGAACTCGTCTCCCCCGGCGAGGCGGTGGGGCTGACCGGCGGTACGACCAGCACGGAGGTGGCCCGCGCCCTGGCCGTACGCGGCGACCTGTCCACCGGTTCGCCCGCGCTGACCGTCGTCACCAACGCCCTCAACATCGCCAACGAGCTGGCCGTACGGCCTCAGTTCAAGATCGTGGTGACGGGCGGGGTGGCGCGCCCGCAGTCGTACGAACTCATCGGCCCGCTCGCGGACGGGATACTCGGACAGATCACGCTCGACGTGGCCGTGCTCGGTGTGGTCGCGTTCGACGTCACGCATGGCGCGGCCGCCCATGACGAGGCGGAGGCCGCCATCAACCGGCTGCTGTGCGAGCGCGCCGAGCGGGTGGTGGTCGCCGCGGACTCCAGCAAGCTGGGCCGGCGGGCGTTCGCCCGGATCTGCGGGGCGGAGCTGGTGGACACGCTCGTGACGGACACGGCGGTGGGGCAGGAGACGGTACGCCGCTTCGAGGAGGCGGGCGTCCGGGTCCTCGCGGTGTGA
- a CDS encoding luciferase family protein, translating to MTLASRALAQLATWPDLNQAVPSCGLGQAVSSAQGEIAHFHSERDVDLRLTDRAIRRFAKDFKGSGAIRVVPGSQWVTIRLDAASDVDLLLTLVSVALQAQQAWPDPLDRPPTGCNDQRGAGFVKTDLSRI from the coding sequence ATGACGTTGGCCTCGCGCGCGCTCGCGCAACTGGCGACCTGGCCCGACCTGAATCAGGCGGTCCCGAGCTGCGGCCTGGGACAGGCGGTGAGTTCGGCCCAGGGCGAGATCGCCCACTTCCACTCGGAGCGCGATGTCGATCTGCGGCTGACCGACCGGGCGATCAGACGGTTCGCCAAGGACTTCAAGGGCTCGGGTGCGATCAGGGTCGTGCCCGGCTCGCAGTGGGTGACCATCCGACTCGACGCCGCGAGCGACGTCGATCTGCTGCTGACGCTGGTGAGCGTGGCGCTGCAGGCCCAACAGGCCTGGCCCGACCCGCTCGACAGACCGCCGACCGGCTGCAACGACCAGCGCGGCGCGGGGTTCGTGAAGACCGACCTCAGCCGCATCTGA
- a CDS encoding MFS transporter, with protein MPDAARDLTRLRIALTAFFALDGFIFAGWVVRIPAIKQQTHASAGDLGLALLGVSAGAVVTMTLIGRLCRRYGSLPVTVVCAVALSLSVSLPPLTHSAPALGAVLLVFGAAYGAINVAFNSAAVDLVAALRRPIMPTFHAAFSLGGMIGAGLGGLVAGALSPTRHLFGLTLTGLLVTAVAGRTLLRQEPPAPADRPAPSPTEADRGGPRRTGSRGLVAVFGLIALCTAYGEGAMADWGALHLQQDLAASSGVAAAGYACFALAMTVGRATGTTLLERLGRSRTVIAGGTVAAAGMLLGSLAPSVWAALIGFAVTGLGLANLFPVAVERAGSLTGPSGVAVASTLGYGGMLLGPPAIGFMADWFSLPAALTSVAALAAVAAVIGVATRRTTGS; from the coding sequence GTGCCGGACGCCGCCCGTGACCTCACCCGCCTCCGCATCGCCCTCACCGCCTTCTTCGCCCTGGACGGCTTCATCTTCGCGGGCTGGGTGGTCCGGATCCCCGCCATCAAGCAGCAGACCCACGCCTCCGCCGGCGATCTGGGCCTGGCCCTGCTCGGTGTCTCCGCCGGTGCCGTCGTCACCATGACCCTCATCGGGCGGCTCTGCCGTCGCTACGGCAGCCTTCCGGTCACCGTGGTGTGCGCGGTGGCACTCTCCCTCAGCGTCAGCCTGCCCCCGCTGACCCACTCCGCGCCCGCCCTCGGCGCCGTACTGCTCGTCTTCGGCGCCGCCTACGGCGCTATCAACGTCGCGTTCAACAGCGCGGCCGTCGACCTGGTGGCCGCGTTGCGGCGGCCGATCATGCCCACGTTCCATGCCGCGTTCAGCCTCGGCGGCATGATCGGCGCCGGCCTCGGCGGGCTGGTCGCCGGTGCGCTCTCCCCCACCCGCCATCTGTTCGGCCTCACCCTGACCGGACTGCTCGTCACGGCCGTCGCCGGACGCACCTTGCTGCGACAGGAGCCGCCCGCGCCCGCCGACCGGCCCGCGCCCTCGCCCACGGAGGCGGACCGCGGCGGACCGCGGCGCACCGGCAGCCGCGGGCTGGTCGCCGTCTTCGGACTGATCGCCCTGTGCACCGCCTACGGCGAGGGCGCCATGGCCGACTGGGGCGCGCTCCACCTCCAGCAGGATCTCGCGGCGTCGTCCGGCGTGGCGGCGGCCGGATACGCGTGCTTCGCGCTGGCCATGACCGTGGGCCGGGCGACCGGCACGACCCTCCTGGAGCGGCTCGGCCGGTCCCGGACCGTGATCGCCGGCGGCACCGTCGCGGCGGCGGGCATGCTGCTCGGCTCGCTGGCGCCCTCCGTGTGGGCCGCGCTGATCGGCTTCGCCGTCACCGGGCTCGGACTCGCGAACCTCTTCCCGGTCGCCGTGGAGCGGGCGGGCTCGCTGACGGGTCCGTCCGGTGTGGCCGTCGCCTCGACGCTGGGTTACGGCGGCATGCTGCTCGGGCCGCCCGCGATCGGGTTCATGGCCGACTGGTTCTCCCTGCCGGCCGCACTCACCAGCGTGGCCGCGCTGGCCGCCGTCGCCGCGGTCATCGGGGTGGCCACACGGCGGACGACGGGCAGTTGA
- a CDS encoding maleylpyruvate isomerase family mycothiol-dependent enzyme has product MDTADFLQTLDREGRLLAAAAEAAGTDAKVPTCPEWQVRDLLRHIGAVHRWAAGFVADGLTAPRPLDDAPDLDGAELVDWYRDSHRLLVGTLAAAPADTECWAFLPAPSPLAFWARRQAHETTVHRYDAEAARGGTASPVAPGFAADGIDELLRGFHARSRSRLRTEEPRVLRVRALNAGADAVWTVRLTAEPPVTVREEGGEAEAELSGPAEELYLALWNRRPVPSVSGDHSLAALWQEKGGI; this is encoded by the coding sequence ATGGACACTGCCGACTTCCTTCAGACCCTGGACCGCGAGGGCCGGCTGCTCGCTGCGGCCGCCGAAGCCGCGGGGACCGACGCCAAGGTGCCCACCTGCCCGGAGTGGCAGGTGCGGGATCTGCTGCGGCACATCGGCGCGGTGCACCGCTGGGCCGCCGGTTTCGTCGCCGACGGACTCACCGCGCCGCGCCCCCTGGACGACGCGCCGGACCTGGACGGCGCCGAGCTGGTGGACTGGTACCGGGACAGTCACCGCCTGCTGGTCGGCACCCTGGCCGCCGCGCCCGCCGACACGGAGTGCTGGGCCTTCCTTCCGGCACCCAGCCCCCTGGCGTTCTGGGCCCGCCGGCAGGCACACGAGACGACCGTCCACCGCTACGACGCGGAGGCGGCACGCGGCGGTACGGCGTCCCCGGTCGCGCCGGGCTTCGCGGCGGACGGCATCGACGAACTGCTGCGCGGTTTCCATGCCCGCTCCAGGAGCCGCCTGCGCACGGAGGAGCCGCGGGTGCTGCGGGTGCGCGCGCTGAACGCGGGGGCGGACGCGGTGTGGACCGTACGGCTCACGGCCGAGCCGCCGGTGACCGTGCGGGAAGAGGGCGGGGAGGCCGAGGCCGAACTGTCCGGTCCCGCCGAGGAGTTGTATCTCGCCCTGTGGAACCGGAGGCCCGTGCCGAGCGTGTCCGGTGACCACTCCCTCGCCGCGCTGTGGCAGGAGAAGGGCGGCATCTGA
- a CDS encoding MarR family winged helix-turn-helix transcriptional regulator, whose translation MASNRAEQALVEQWRDILALHARTQCELDRELHGHGLCASDFEVLDLLAEGSAEGDGCAFRVQEISERVHLSQSALSRLIGRLEKDGLVERAMCAEDRRGVRVALTAKGRALHGEVRPVQRAVLARMLAEAD comes from the coding sequence ATGGCGTCGAACAGGGCCGAGCAGGCGCTCGTGGAGCAGTGGCGGGACATCCTCGCGCTGCATGCCCGCACCCAGTGCGAGCTGGACCGCGAGTTGCACGGACACGGCCTGTGCGCCAGTGACTTCGAGGTCCTCGACCTGCTCGCGGAAGGTTCGGCGGAGGGCGACGGGTGCGCCTTCCGTGTGCAGGAGATCTCCGAGCGTGTCCACCTCAGCCAGAGCGCGCTGTCCCGGCTGATCGGCCGCCTGGAGAAGGACGGTCTGGTCGAGCGCGCCATGTGCGCCGAGGACCGGCGCGGGGTGCGGGTGGCGCTCACGGCGAAGGGGCGAGCGCTGCACGGCGAGGTGCGGCCCGTGCAGCGCGCGGTGCTGGCCCGGATGCTGGCCGAAGCTGACTGA
- a CDS encoding MFS transporter, whose translation MTSPLNPSAAPSPAVRWTPRLWGTLLVLCAAMFLDALDVSMVGVALPSIGSDLYLSTSTLQWIVSGYILGYGGLLLLGGRTADLLGRRQVFLVALGVFALASLLGGLVDSGPLLIASRFIKGLSAAFTAPAGLSIITTTFPEGPLRNRALSIYTTCAATGFSMGLVLSGLLTEASWRFTMLLPAPIALVALLAGLRLLPRSAREENHDGYDIPGAVLGTASMLLLVFTVVQAPEAGWASARTLLSFAAVVVLLTAFVLIERRSPSPLIRLGVLRSGSQVRAQLGAVAFFGSYVGFQFLTTLYMQSLLGWSALHTALAFLPAGALVAVSSTKVGAIVDRFGTPRLIAAGFAFMVLGYALFLRVDLDPVYAAVILPSMLLIGAACALVFPSLNIQATNGVEDHEQGMVSGLLNTSVQVGGAIFLAVVTAVVTAGAPAHATPQTVLDSYRPGFMVVTGVAAAGLLITLTGLRSRRTQPSVVVARSTVKEAEAERVAVRD comes from the coding sequence ATGACCTCTCCGCTCAACCCTTCCGCGGCGCCGTCCCCGGCGGTTCGCTGGACCCCCCGGCTGTGGGGCACCCTGCTGGTGCTCTGCGCGGCGATGTTCCTGGACGCGCTGGACGTGTCTATGGTCGGCGTCGCACTGCCGTCCATCGGCTCGGACCTGTACCTGTCCACGTCGACGCTGCAATGGATCGTCAGCGGCTACATCCTGGGCTACGGCGGCCTGCTGCTCCTCGGCGGCCGCACCGCCGACCTGCTCGGCCGGCGTCAGGTGTTCCTCGTCGCCCTCGGCGTCTTCGCGCTCGCCTCGCTGCTCGGCGGGCTCGTGGACTCGGGTCCGCTGCTGATCGCCAGCCGTTTCATCAAGGGCCTGAGCGCGGCCTTCACGGCACCGGCCGGCCTGTCGATCATCACCACGACGTTCCCGGAGGGCCCGCTGCGCAATCGCGCGCTCTCCATCTACACGACCTGCGCCGCCACCGGCTTCTCCATGGGCCTGGTGCTCTCGGGCCTGCTCACCGAGGCCAGCTGGCGCTTCACCATGCTGCTGCCCGCGCCGATCGCGCTGGTCGCGCTCCTCGCCGGCCTGCGGCTGCTGCCGCGCAGCGCCCGCGAGGAGAACCACGACGGTTACGACATCCCCGGCGCCGTCCTCGGTACTGCGTCGATGCTGCTGCTGGTCTTCACCGTCGTCCAGGCCCCCGAGGCCGGCTGGGCCTCGGCCCGCACCCTGCTGTCCTTCGCCGCCGTCGTGGTCTTGCTGACCGCGTTCGTCCTCATCGAGCGGCGCTCGCCGAGCCCGCTGATCCGGCTGGGCGTGCTGCGCTCGGGCAGCCAGGTCCGCGCCCAGCTCGGCGCGGTCGCCTTCTTCGGCTCGTACGTCGGCTTCCAGTTCCTGACGACGCTGTACATGCAGTCCCTGCTCGGCTGGTCGGCGCTGCACACGGCGCTCGCGTTCCTGCCGGCGGGCGCGCTGGTGGCGGTGTCCTCCACCAAGGTCGGCGCGATCGTCGACCGGTTCGGCACGCCCCGGCTGATCGCGGCCGGCTTCGCCTTCATGGTCCTCGGCTACGCGCTGTTCCTGCGCGTCGATCTCGACCCGGTGTACGCGGCCGTGATCCTGCCGTCCATGCTGCTGATCGGCGCGGCGTGCGCGCTGGTCTTCCCGTCGCTCAACATCCAGGCCACCAACGGGGTCGAGGACCACGAGCAGGGCATGGTCTCCGGGCTGCTCAACACCTCGGTACAGGTGGGCGGCGCGATCTTCCTGGCGGTGGTCACGGCCGTGGTGACGGCCGGCGCTCCCGCGCACGCCACCCCGCAGACCGTGCTCGACAGCTACCGACCGGGCTTCATGGTCGTCACGGGCGTCGCGGCAGCCGGCCTGCTGATCACCCTCACCGGCCTGCGCAGCCGTCGTACGCAGCCGTCCGTTGTCGTCGCCAGGTCCACCGTGAAGGAGGCGGAAGCGGAGCGCGTGGCGGTCCGTGACTAG
- a CDS encoding DUF6332 family protein, with product MYAYGGPRAKAQQDAATVEIGYALVSATFAAAVLFGAVAGPALLFDLPHLLSKTLLRLGTAVAPLVFVARVVSVLVRFRQAAQPSQPGRTNPDS from the coding sequence ATGTACGCATACGGGGGACCCCGTGCCAAAGCCCAACAGGACGCGGCGACAGTGGAGATCGGGTATGCGCTGGTGAGCGCGACCTTCGCGGCGGCGGTGCTGTTCGGAGCCGTCGCCGGTCCCGCGCTTCTCTTCGATCTGCCGCATCTGCTGTCCAAGACCCTGCTGCGGCTCGGCACGGCGGTGGCACCGCTCGTGTTCGTGGCCCGGGTGGTCAGTGTGCTGGTGCGTTTCCGGCAGGCGGCTCAGCCCAGCCAGCCGGGCCGTACCAACCCGGACTCGTAG